One window from the genome of Salvia splendens isolate huo1 chromosome 9, SspV2, whole genome shotgun sequence encodes:
- the LOC121748653 gene encoding paired amphipathic helix protein Sin3-like 2 isoform X2 — translation MKRLRDDVFLNPQFKRPFGSSSRGESYGLPNPPIAGGGGGMDGVGAIGGGDGGAGGSVTGGGGTAVTAGGAQKLTTNDALSYLKDVKDMFQDQREKYDRFLDVMKDFKAQRIDTAGVIARVKELFKGHPNLILGFNTFLPKGYEITLTDEEEAPAKRTVEFEEAISFVNKIKRRFQNDDHVYKSFLDILNMYRKEHKGIKQVYEEVAALFEDHPDLLDEFTRFLPDTSSTVSAPQASFGRHSFHRYDERSSALPTTGQSHVDKRLRRDSIIGPRGERDLSVECPDVDDDKSVTRLHKELKKHSEKDNRDMKNRDHDDRDPDIENNKDATIHRLSEKRKSVRKDYGDDKDASKSMYCHEFDFCEKVKERLRSADDYQAFLKCLHIYSTEIITRKELQSLVADLLGKFPDLMEGFKEFLEHCERLEGFLAGVMGKKTLWNEGNASKSIKIEEKEKEPKREVEGGKEKDRYNLKYWGKSIQELDLSNCQRCSPSYRLLPEDYPIPLASQRSELGAQVLNDHWVSVTSGSEDYSFKHMRRNQYEESLFRCEDDRFELDLLLESVSSTAKRAEELLNSINNKSTDSDSHIRIEDHFTALNLRCIERLYGDHGLDVMDILRKNPSHALPVVLTRLKQKQEDWTKCRLDFNKIWADIYSKNHYKSLDHRSFYFKQQDSKNLSTKALVAEIKEIKEKRQKEDSVLLSIVAGNRHSIVPDIEFEYSDAEIHDDVYKIIEYSCEEVCSTKEQINKVLRFWTTFLEPMLGIHSRPQSNVATKDDASKHQMIKHTATGTTEGEDSPHADASVTNFKQPKPNCNGELSTSPQHNSGRLSLKNVDAKVGLTAGERLTNTDAALSSGSDANLVLQFQGHGANLLQLNNGHSEENNGAKPITGDLHSLEVGETVRLNQLKNGELAEGSRLTAYKEDVIGPYKNEKEEGELSSNGDFEDNYGAYQDDTSPTLPLKNRGTDGVQYETGIREENCADAAGENDEDADDEESENVSEAGEDVSGSESAADDCSREEHDEEDDGEHDLNGKAESEGEAENNSEAHDTGADGASVPQSERFLMTCKPLSKYVASPILGAGKKDQRFFYGNDTFYVLFRLHQTLYERILSAKVNSLSAESKWRTTNDDSSDPYARFTSSLFNLLDGSSDNTKFEDDCRSLIGNQSYMLFTLDKLIYKLVKQLQTVSSDEVDCKLIQLYEYEDSRKPEKYVDSVYYENVHVLLHEENIYRFQCTTSPTCLSIQLMDDGNEKSEVVAVSVDPNFSSYLHNDYLSVAHGKKLSSPVMLNRNLQKYANLDESTALSTATENVMIMHGLECKMAASSFKISYVLDTEDYFIRLGRRRENKPAGSHAQTRVQRFRGFLAASL, via the exons ATGAAGCGTTTGCGGGATGATGTGTTTTTAAACCCTCAATTTAAGAGACCATTCGGCTCTTCTTCTCGAGGAGAATC GTATGGCCTGCCAAATCCTCCTATAGCCGGTGGTGGTGGGGGCATGGATGGAGTTGGGGCAATAGGAGGAGGAGATGGTGGTGCTGGTGGCAGTGTTACTGGTGGTGGTGGTACGGCTGTTACAGCTGGAGGTGCACAAAAGCTCACGACAAATGATGCATTGAGTTATTTGAAGGATGTTAAGGACATGTTCCAGGATCAAAGGGAAAAATATGATAGGTTCCTTGATGTCATGAAAGACTTTAAGGCTCAAAG AATTGACACCGCTGGGGTCATAGCTAGGGTGAAAGAGTTGTTTAAAGGACATCCTAATCTAATACTTGGGTTTAACACATTCTTGCCTAAAGGATATGAAATTACCCTAACTGACGAGGAAGAGGCTCCAGCAAAGAGGACCGTTGAGTTTGAGGAGGCTATTAGTTTTGTCAATAAGATCAAG AGACGTTTTCAAAATGATGATCATGTGTATAAATCTTTCTTGGACATTTTGAATATGTACCGGAAAGAACATAAGGGTATAAAGCAGGTGTACGAAGAG GTTGCAGCACTTTTTGAGGACCACCCAGACCTTCTTGATGAATTCACGAGATTTCTGCCAGATACTTCATCCACAGTGTCAGCTCCTCAGGCTTCTTTTGGACGGCATTCTTTTCATCGTTATGATGAGAGGAGCTCTGCCCTACCCACAACAGGACAGTCTCATGTAGATAAG CGGCTGCGAAGGGATAGTATCATCGGTCCCCGTGGAGAAAGAGATCTTAGTGTTGAATGTCCTGATGTTGATGATGATAAAAGCGTTACGCGATTGCACAAAGAGCTGAAGAAACATTCTGAAAAAGATAATAGGGATATGAAAAACCGTGATCATGATGACAGAGATCCTGACATCGAGAACAATAAGGACGCTACCATACATCGTCTTTCCGAGAAAAGAAAATCTGTTCGGAAAGACTATGGGGATGATAAAGATGCATCAAAAA GTATGTACTGCCATGAGTTTGACTTTTGTGAAAAGGTGAAGGAGAGGTTGCGCAGTGCGGATGATTACCAGGCATTTTTGAAATGCCTTCACATTTACAGTACAGAAATCATTACAAGAAAGGAATTACAGAGTTTG GTTGCTGATTTACTTGGTAAATTTCCTGATCTCATGGAAGGCTTCAAGGAATTTTTGGAGCACTGTGAGCGTTTAG AGGGTTTCTTGGCTGGTGTTATGGGCAAAA AAACATTATGGAATGAAGGAAATGCTTCGAAATCTATCAAAATAgaggaaaaagagaaagaaCCAAAACGTGAAGTGGAAGGAGGGAAAGAGAAAGATAGATACAATTTGAAATACTGGGGAAAGTCCATTCAAGAGCTGGACCTTTCCAATTGTCAACGCTGCTCCCCCAGTTATCGGCTTCTTCCTGAAGAT TATCCAATTCCCTTAGCTAGCCAGAGGTCAGAGCTTGGTgctcaagttttgaatgatcaTTGGGTGTCAGTGACATCTGGTAGTGAGGATTATTCTTTTAAACACATGCGAAGAAACCAGTACGAAGAAAGCCTCTTTAGGTGTGAAGATGATAG ATTTGAGCTAGACTTGTTATTGGAGTCTGTCAGTTCAACTGCGAAGCGAGCAGAGGAGCTTTTGAACAGTATTAATAACAAATCAACTGATTCAGACAGTCACATACGGATCGAAGACCATTTTACAG CTCTGAATTTAAGATGCATTGAACGCCTATACGGTGACCATGGTCTTGATGTGATGGACATTTTGCGTAAAAATCCGTCTCATGCATTGCCTGTTGTCCTAACCCGACTTAAGCAGAAGCAGGAGGACTGGACCAAGTGTCGTTTGGATTTTAACAAAATTTGGGCTGACATATATTCTAAGAACCATTACAAATCTCTTGATCACCGAAGTTTCTACTTCAAGCAACAAGATTCAAAGAACTTGAGCACAAAAG CTTTAGTGGCagaaataaaagaaatcaaGGAGAAAAGGCAGAAAGAGGATAGTGTGCTTCTTAGTATTGTTGCTGGAAATAGACACTCTATTGTTCCAGACATTGAATTTGAATATTCTGATGCTGAGATTCATGATGATGTTTATAAGATTATCGAATACTCATGCGAAGAAGTCTGCTCAACAAAAGAACAAATCAATAAAGTTTTGAGATTCTGGACAACTTTTCTTGAGCCAATGCTGGGCATTCACTCCAGGCCACAGTCAAATGTGGCTACCAAAGATGATGCTTCAAAGCATCAAATGATTAAGCATACTGCTACAGGCACAACAGAAGGTGAAGATAGTCCCCATGCTGATGCTTCTGTGACAAACTTTAAGCAACCAAAGCCCAACTGCAATGGTGAATTGTCTACTTCTCCTCAACACAATTCAGGCAGGCTTAGCTTAAAGAATGTAGATGCTAAGGTAGGGCTTACAGCTGGTGAAAGATTAACCAACACTGATGCAGCTCTTTCTTCTGGATCAGATGCTAATCTTG ttTTACAATTTCAAGGGCATGGTGCAAACCTATTGCAATTAAATAATGGCCACTCTGAGGAAAATAATGGAGCCAAACCTATCACAGGAGATTTACACTCTTTAGAG GTTGGGGAGACTGTGAGATTGAATCAATTGAAAAATGGTGAGCTTGCAGAAGGATCTAGACTAACTGCATACAAGGAAGATGTGATTGGTCCTtataaaaatgagaaagaagAGGGTGAGCTGTCCTCTAATGGGGATTTTGAAGATAATTATGGTGCCTATCAGGATGATACTTCACCAACATTGCCTCTGAAAAATCGTGGCACTGATGGCGTGCAATATGAAACAGGGATTCGTGAAGAGAATTGTGCAGATGCTGCAGGTGAAAACGATGAAGATGCAGATGATGAGGAGAGTGAGAATGTTTCTGAGGCTGGAGAAGACGTTTCAGGCAGTGAGTCTGCTGCAGATGATTGCTCACGTGAAGAGCATGATGAAGAGGACGACGGAGAGCACGACCTTAATGGTAAGGCCGAGAGTGAAGGTGAGGCTGAGAACAATAGCGAAGCTCACGATACAGGAGCAGATGGTGCATCAGTACCACAGTCCGAACGTTTTCTTATGACCTGCAAACCTCTGTCAAAGTACGTGGCATCTCCAATACTAGGTGCTGGGAAGAAGGATCAGCGgtttttttatggaaatgaCACCTTTTATGTGTTGTTTCGGCTGCATCAG ACACTGTATGAGAGAATATTGTCAGCTAAGGTGAATTCATTATCTGCTGAAAGTAAATGGCGAACAACAAATGATGATAGTTCTGATCCTTATGCCAG GTTCACGAGCTCATTGTTTAATTTACTTGATGGATCTTCTGATAATACAAAATTTGAAGATGATTGTCGATCATTGATTGGAAACCAGTCTTATATGCTCTTCACTTTAGATAAGTTAATATATAAGCTGGTCAAACAG CTCCAAACTGTTTCAAGTGATGAAGTGGACTGTAAACTTATTCAGTTGTATGAATATGAAGATTCTAGAAAACCTGAGAAGTATGTTGATTCAGTTTATTACGAAAACGTCCATGTCCTCTTGCATGAAGAGAACATATACCGGTTTCAGTGT ACGACTTCACCCACTTGCTTATCTATCCAATTAATGGATGACGGAAATGAGAAGTCAGAAGTAGTTGCTGTTTCAGTAGATCCTAATTTTTCATCCTATCTTCATAACGATTATCTTTCGGTTGCTCACGGGAAAAAGTTGTCATCACCAGTAATGCTGAATAG GAATTTGCAAAAGTATGCTAACCTTGATGAATCTACTGCACTATCAACGGCTACCGAAAATGTTATGATAATGCATGGGTTGGAATGCAAGATGGCTGCCTCCTCATTCAAG ATCTCCTATGTACTAGACACAGAAGACTACTTTATCCGTTTAGGAAGGAGAAGAGAAAATAAACCAGCAGGATCGCACGCTCAGACAAGGGTTCAGAGGTTCCGTGGGTTTCTGGCAGCATCTCTGTGA
- the LOC121748653 gene encoding paired amphipathic helix protein Sin3-like 2 isoform X3 produces the protein MKRLRDDVFLNPQFKRPFGSSSRGESYGLPNPPIAGGGGGMDGVGAIGGGDGGAGGSVTGGGGTAVTAGGAQKLTTNDALSYLKDVKDMFQDQREKYDRFLDVMKDFKAQRIDTAGVIARVKELFKGHPNLILGFNTFLPKGYEITLTDEEEAPAKRTVEFEEAISFVNKIKRRFQNDDHVYKSFLDILNMYRKEHKGIKQVYEEVAALFEDHPDLLDEFTRFLPDTSSTVSAPQASFGRHSFHRYDERSSALPTTGQSHVDKQRLRRDSIIGPRGERDLSVECPDVDDDKSVTRLHKELKKHSEKDNRDMKNRDHDDRDPDIENNKDATIHRLSEKRKSVRKDYGDDKDASKSMYCHEFDFCEKVKERLRSADDYQAFLKCLHIYSTEIITRKELQSLVADLLGKFPDLMEGFKEFLEHCERLEGFLAGVMGKKTLWNEGNASKSIKIEEKEKEPKREVEGGKEKDRYNLKYWGKSIQELDLSNCQRCSPSYRLLPEDYPIPLASQRSELGAQVLNDHWVSVTSGSEDYSFKHMRRNQYEESLFRCEDDRFELDLLLESVSSTAKRAEELLNSINNKSTDSDSHIRIEDHFTALNLRCIERLYGDHGLDVMDILRKNPSHALPVVLTRLKQKQEDWTKCRLDFNKIWADIYSKNHYKSLDHRSFYFKQQDSKNLSTKALVAEIKEIKEKRQKEDSVLLSIVAGNRHSIVPDIEFEYSDAEIHDDVYKIIEYSCEEVCSTKEQINKVLRFWTTFLEPMLGIHSRPQSNVATKDDASKHQMIKHTATGTTEGEDSPHADASVTNFKQPKPNCNGELSTSPQHNSGRLSLKNVDAKVGLTAGERLTNTDAALSSGSDANLGHGANLLQLNNGHSEENNGAKPITGDLHSLEVGETVRLNQLKNGELAEGSRLTAYKEDVIGPYKNEKEEGELSSNGDFEDNYGAYQDDTSPTLPLKNRGTDGVQYETGIREENCADAAGENDEDADDEESENVSEAGEDVSGSESAADDCSREEHDEEDDGEHDLNGKAESEGEAENNSEAHDTGADGASVPQSERFLMTCKPLSKYVASPILGAGKKDQRFFYGNDTFYVLFRLHQTLYERILSAKVNSLSAESKWRTTNDDSSDPYARFTSSLFNLLDGSSDNTKFEDDCRSLIGNQSYMLFTLDKLIYKLVKQLQTVSSDEVDCKLIQLYEYEDSRKPEKYVDSVYYENVHVLLHEENIYRFQCTTSPTCLSIQLMDDGNEKSEVVAVSVDPNFSSYLHNDYLSVAHGKKLSSPVMLNRNLQKYANLDESTALSTATENVMIMHGLECKMAASSFKISYVLDTEDYFIRLGRRRENKPAGSHAQTRVQRFRGFLAASL, from the exons ATGAAGCGTTTGCGGGATGATGTGTTTTTAAACCCTCAATTTAAGAGACCATTCGGCTCTTCTTCTCGAGGAGAATC GTATGGCCTGCCAAATCCTCCTATAGCCGGTGGTGGTGGGGGCATGGATGGAGTTGGGGCAATAGGAGGAGGAGATGGTGGTGCTGGTGGCAGTGTTACTGGTGGTGGTGGTACGGCTGTTACAGCTGGAGGTGCACAAAAGCTCACGACAAATGATGCATTGAGTTATTTGAAGGATGTTAAGGACATGTTCCAGGATCAAAGGGAAAAATATGATAGGTTCCTTGATGTCATGAAAGACTTTAAGGCTCAAAG AATTGACACCGCTGGGGTCATAGCTAGGGTGAAAGAGTTGTTTAAAGGACATCCTAATCTAATACTTGGGTTTAACACATTCTTGCCTAAAGGATATGAAATTACCCTAACTGACGAGGAAGAGGCTCCAGCAAAGAGGACCGTTGAGTTTGAGGAGGCTATTAGTTTTGTCAATAAGATCAAG AGACGTTTTCAAAATGATGATCATGTGTATAAATCTTTCTTGGACATTTTGAATATGTACCGGAAAGAACATAAGGGTATAAAGCAGGTGTACGAAGAG GTTGCAGCACTTTTTGAGGACCACCCAGACCTTCTTGATGAATTCACGAGATTTCTGCCAGATACTTCATCCACAGTGTCAGCTCCTCAGGCTTCTTTTGGACGGCATTCTTTTCATCGTTATGATGAGAGGAGCTCTGCCCTACCCACAACAGGACAGTCTCATGTAGATAAG CAGCGGCTGCGAAGGGATAGTATCATCGGTCCCCGTGGAGAAAGAGATCTTAGTGTTGAATGTCCTGATGTTGATGATGATAAAAGCGTTACGCGATTGCACAAAGAGCTGAAGAAACATTCTGAAAAAGATAATAGGGATATGAAAAACCGTGATCATGATGACAGAGATCCTGACATCGAGAACAATAAGGACGCTACCATACATCGTCTTTCCGAGAAAAGAAAATCTGTTCGGAAAGACTATGGGGATGATAAAGATGCATCAAAAA GTATGTACTGCCATGAGTTTGACTTTTGTGAAAAGGTGAAGGAGAGGTTGCGCAGTGCGGATGATTACCAGGCATTTTTGAAATGCCTTCACATTTACAGTACAGAAATCATTACAAGAAAGGAATTACAGAGTTTG GTTGCTGATTTACTTGGTAAATTTCCTGATCTCATGGAAGGCTTCAAGGAATTTTTGGAGCACTGTGAGCGTTTAG AGGGTTTCTTGGCTGGTGTTATGGGCAAAA AAACATTATGGAATGAAGGAAATGCTTCGAAATCTATCAAAATAgaggaaaaagagaaagaaCCAAAACGTGAAGTGGAAGGAGGGAAAGAGAAAGATAGATACAATTTGAAATACTGGGGAAAGTCCATTCAAGAGCTGGACCTTTCCAATTGTCAACGCTGCTCCCCCAGTTATCGGCTTCTTCCTGAAGAT TATCCAATTCCCTTAGCTAGCCAGAGGTCAGAGCTTGGTgctcaagttttgaatgatcaTTGGGTGTCAGTGACATCTGGTAGTGAGGATTATTCTTTTAAACACATGCGAAGAAACCAGTACGAAGAAAGCCTCTTTAGGTGTGAAGATGATAG ATTTGAGCTAGACTTGTTATTGGAGTCTGTCAGTTCAACTGCGAAGCGAGCAGAGGAGCTTTTGAACAGTATTAATAACAAATCAACTGATTCAGACAGTCACATACGGATCGAAGACCATTTTACAG CTCTGAATTTAAGATGCATTGAACGCCTATACGGTGACCATGGTCTTGATGTGATGGACATTTTGCGTAAAAATCCGTCTCATGCATTGCCTGTTGTCCTAACCCGACTTAAGCAGAAGCAGGAGGACTGGACCAAGTGTCGTTTGGATTTTAACAAAATTTGGGCTGACATATATTCTAAGAACCATTACAAATCTCTTGATCACCGAAGTTTCTACTTCAAGCAACAAGATTCAAAGAACTTGAGCACAAAAG CTTTAGTGGCagaaataaaagaaatcaaGGAGAAAAGGCAGAAAGAGGATAGTGTGCTTCTTAGTATTGTTGCTGGAAATAGACACTCTATTGTTCCAGACATTGAATTTGAATATTCTGATGCTGAGATTCATGATGATGTTTATAAGATTATCGAATACTCATGCGAAGAAGTCTGCTCAACAAAAGAACAAATCAATAAAGTTTTGAGATTCTGGACAACTTTTCTTGAGCCAATGCTGGGCATTCACTCCAGGCCACAGTCAAATGTGGCTACCAAAGATGATGCTTCAAAGCATCAAATGATTAAGCATACTGCTACAGGCACAACAGAAGGTGAAGATAGTCCCCATGCTGATGCTTCTGTGACAAACTTTAAGCAACCAAAGCCCAACTGCAATGGTGAATTGTCTACTTCTCCTCAACACAATTCAGGCAGGCTTAGCTTAAAGAATGTAGATGCTAAGGTAGGGCTTACAGCTGGTGAAAGATTAACCAACACTGATGCAGCTCTTTCTTCTGGATCAGATGCTAATCTTG GGCATGGTGCAAACCTATTGCAATTAAATAATGGCCACTCTGAGGAAAATAATGGAGCCAAACCTATCACAGGAGATTTACACTCTTTAGAG GTTGGGGAGACTGTGAGATTGAATCAATTGAAAAATGGTGAGCTTGCAGAAGGATCTAGACTAACTGCATACAAGGAAGATGTGATTGGTCCTtataaaaatgagaaagaagAGGGTGAGCTGTCCTCTAATGGGGATTTTGAAGATAATTATGGTGCCTATCAGGATGATACTTCACCAACATTGCCTCTGAAAAATCGTGGCACTGATGGCGTGCAATATGAAACAGGGATTCGTGAAGAGAATTGTGCAGATGCTGCAGGTGAAAACGATGAAGATGCAGATGATGAGGAGAGTGAGAATGTTTCTGAGGCTGGAGAAGACGTTTCAGGCAGTGAGTCTGCTGCAGATGATTGCTCACGTGAAGAGCATGATGAAGAGGACGACGGAGAGCACGACCTTAATGGTAAGGCCGAGAGTGAAGGTGAGGCTGAGAACAATAGCGAAGCTCACGATACAGGAGCAGATGGTGCATCAGTACCACAGTCCGAACGTTTTCTTATGACCTGCAAACCTCTGTCAAAGTACGTGGCATCTCCAATACTAGGTGCTGGGAAGAAGGATCAGCGgtttttttatggaaatgaCACCTTTTATGTGTTGTTTCGGCTGCATCAG ACACTGTATGAGAGAATATTGTCAGCTAAGGTGAATTCATTATCTGCTGAAAGTAAATGGCGAACAACAAATGATGATAGTTCTGATCCTTATGCCAG GTTCACGAGCTCATTGTTTAATTTACTTGATGGATCTTCTGATAATACAAAATTTGAAGATGATTGTCGATCATTGATTGGAAACCAGTCTTATATGCTCTTCACTTTAGATAAGTTAATATATAAGCTGGTCAAACAG CTCCAAACTGTTTCAAGTGATGAAGTGGACTGTAAACTTATTCAGTTGTATGAATATGAAGATTCTAGAAAACCTGAGAAGTATGTTGATTCAGTTTATTACGAAAACGTCCATGTCCTCTTGCATGAAGAGAACATATACCGGTTTCAGTGT ACGACTTCACCCACTTGCTTATCTATCCAATTAATGGATGACGGAAATGAGAAGTCAGAAGTAGTTGCTGTTTCAGTAGATCCTAATTTTTCATCCTATCTTCATAACGATTATCTTTCGGTTGCTCACGGGAAAAAGTTGTCATCACCAGTAATGCTGAATAG GAATTTGCAAAAGTATGCTAACCTTGATGAATCTACTGCACTATCAACGGCTACCGAAAATGTTATGATAATGCATGGGTTGGAATGCAAGATGGCTGCCTCCTCATTCAAG ATCTCCTATGTACTAGACACAGAAGACTACTTTATCCGTTTAGGAAGGAGAAGAGAAAATAAACCAGCAGGATCGCACGCTCAGACAAGGGTTCAGAGGTTCCGTGGGTTTCTGGCAGCATCTCTGTGA